In one Papilio machaon chromosome 15, ilPapMach1.1, whole genome shotgun sequence genomic region, the following are encoded:
- the LOC106711304 gene encoding fumarylacetoacetase, translating to MKSYIEYSPNSDFPIENLPYGVFTSPMNTDKHIGVAIGEWILDLNVISHLFNGPLLKDKQHVFKEEKLNSFMGLTKPHWLEARSTIQSLLDVSNSTVQNDTNLRERAFVKQSEAKMHVPAEIGDYSDFYSSIHHATNVGIMFRGKENALPSNWKHIPIGYHGRCSSIVVSGTPIYRPYGQTLPVDGADPHFGPCRLMDFELEMACFVGGPPTSVGQRVTAKEAEDKLFGFVLMNDWSARDIQKWEYVPLGPFTAKNLGTSISPWIVTIEALRPYIVDNYPQDKPPFPYLRHDDNFNFDIKLEVDLRPESSPVATTICRSNYRFLYWTVKQQLAQQTVTGCSLRPADLLGSGTISGDTSDSYGSMLELSWKGTKPLRLLNGEERKFLQDGDTIILRGYCLDENGIRIGFGSCEGKLLPAIPFQE from the exons atgaaatcgTACATCGAATATTCACCAAATTCGGATTTTCCAATTGAAAATCTTCCTTACGGTGTATTTACATCGCCGATGAAT aCAGATAAACATATTGGAGTCGCAATAGGAGAATGGATCCTAGACTTGAATGTAATATCTCATTTATTCAACGGACCCTTGTTGAAGGAcaaacaacatgtttttaag GAGGAGAAATTGAATTCCTTTATGGGCTTGACTAAACCACATTGGCTCGAAGCGAGAAGTACTATACAAAGCCTCCTAGATGTTTCCAATTCAACTGTACAGAATGACACTAACCTTAGAGAACG AGCGTTCGTCAAACAAAGCGAGGCAAAAATGCACGTCCCGGCCGAAATTGGGGACTATTCTGACttctactcctccatacatcacGCCACCAACGTGGGTATTATGTTCCGCGGCAAAGAGAATGCACTGCCCTCTAACTG GAAGCACATACCAATCGGCTACCACGGCCGTTGTAGTTCAATAGTGGTGTCCGGAACGCCGATATACAGACCGTATGGACAGACTTTACCAGTTGACG GTGCCGATCCTCACTTTGGTCCCTGCCGTCTAATGGACTTTGAGTTAGAAATGGCGTGCTTTGTGGGTGGTCCCCCCACTAGTGTCGGGCAGAGGGTCACTGCCAAGGAGGCTGAGGACAAACTATTCGGGTTTGTTCTGATGAATGATTGGAGTG cTCGTGACATCCAGAAGTGGGAGTACGTTCCTCTGGGGCCGTTCACAGCTAAGAACCTGGGTACCAGCATATCGCCGTGGATCGTGACCATAGAGGCGCTGCGCCCCTACATTGTAGACAACTACCCGCAGGACAAGCCGCCCTTCCCTTACTTGCGGCACGATGATAACTTCAACTTTGATATTAAACTTGAAGTTGATTTAAGAC cCGAGAGCTCCCCCGTAGCCACGACCATCTGCCGTTCTAACTACCGCTTCCTGTACTGGACGGTGAAGCAGCAGTTGGCACAGCAGACAGTCACAGGCTGCAGCCTGCGCCCCGCCGACCTGCTCGGCTCCGGCACCATCAGTGGCGAT acTTCTGATTCATACGGAAGTATGTTGGAGCTCAGTTGGAAAGGAACAAAACCTTTACGTTTGCTTAATggagaagaaagaaaattcCTACAAGATGGCGACACTATAATTCTGCGCGGGTATTGTTTAGACGAAAACGGCATAAGAATCGGCTTCGGTAGTTGCGAAGGAAAGTTACTTCCTGCTATACCTTTTcaagaataa
- the LOC106711302 gene encoding H/ACA ribonucleoprotein complex non-core subunit NAF1, which translates to MEKHDEINNKNVPRSLVGDYGTSDSESEDIEGASSGQIGSEEYDHTEHSEMVLKNNIINACAHGPLSSAAERDTKSATNMIIDDSDSDVVNYEVTEYRDVDSESYSTPSSDSSDDEGWNETVESNNSSGDEDGDNKPSKVEPIKVHGELGLDDLPPIEDLAISLPAQDTTKIGTILNIVDRLVIIRAMPETPAVDLESILFLDNGARALGKVFDVFGPVTEPHYCVRFNSVDHVKERGVQPGMDVYIAPRSRDHTNYVFLTELMKSKGSDASWLHDIEPPPSHVDYSDDEEERRANRARKEQNKKTDSGETSKTNSQPPKRDRRNQRPSESSNRFGGYDAGYGRGGLNPFSGRRPNTNPQTRFVSPWSAWAFNDTRTPPHPNDSAPRPFRPPPFNRPPMCVPPFDPYIPPPFVGDSYQFGGRPRMFGPIPPMSVPPPLRPQAGPVFGAGFCTAPGPQPQWARRPPPPPGT; encoded by the exons ATGGAAAAACACGacgaaataaacaataaaaacgtGCCGCGAAGTCTCGTTGGCGATTACGGCACATCAGATTCTGAGTCGGAAGATATTGAAGGAGCTTCGAGTGGACAAATCGGCAGTGAAGAATACGATCACACGGAACATAGTGaaatggttttaaaaaataacattataaatgcttgCGCCCACGGCCCGTTGTCATCCGCGGCAGAGAGAGATACAAAATCTGCAACAAATATGATAATAGATGATTCGGACAGTGATGTAGTTAATTATGAAGTGACTGAATATAGAGATGTTGATAGTGAATCTTATTCCACCCCATCGAGCGACTCCAGCGACGATGAGGGTTGGAATGAGACTGTGGAGAGTAATAATTCTAGTGG TGATGAAGATGGTGACAATAAACCAAGTAAAGTGGAACCAATAAAGGTTCATGGAGAATTGGGTCTGGATGACCTGCCGCCCATTGAAGACCTTGCCATCAGCCTGCCGGCCCAGGATACCACCAAGATAGGCACCATCCTAAACATTGTAGATAGATTAG TGATAATTCGTGCGATGCCGGAAACACCGGCCGTTGATTTAGAGAGCATATTGTTCCTTGATAATGGTGCTCGGGCATTGGGGAAGGTGTTTGATGTTTTTGGACCT GTGACCGAGCCACACTACTGTGTGAGGTTCAACTCTGTGGATCACGTGAAGGAGCGCGGAGTGCAGCCCGGCATGGACGTGTACATAGCACCGCGCAGCCGCGACCACACCAACTACGTCTTCCTCACAGAGCTCATGAA ATCGAAAGGTTCCGACGCGTCATGGCTGCACGATATCGAGCCACCTCCGAGCCACGTGGACTACTCCGATGACGAGGAGGAGCGCCGCGCCAACCGCGCCCGCAAGGAACAGAACAAGAAGACCGACAGCGGGGAGACCAGCAAAACCAATAGCCAACCGCCCAAGAGGGATAGGAGAAACCAAAGACCCTCAGAGAGTAGCAATCGCTTTGGTGGATATGATGCCGGGTACGGGAGAGGAGGATTGAACCCCTTCTCGGGCCGACGACCGAACACCAACCCCCAGACCAGATTCGTCAGTCCGTGGTCCGCGTGGGCGTTCAACGACACCAGGACTCCGCCGCACCCCAACGACTCCGCTCCCCGACCTTTTAGGCCGCCGCCCTTCAACCGGCCACCGATGTGCGTCCCGCCTTTTGATCCTTACATTCCTCCTCCGTTCGTAGGCGATTCGTACCAATTCGGTGGCAGACCGAGAATGTTCGGTCCCATACCGCCCATGAGCGTCCCGCCGCCGCTGAGGCCGCAGGCGGGGCCCGTGTTCGGCGCTGGCTTCTGCACAGCGCCGGGCCCACAGCCGCAGTGGGCGCGGAGACCGCCGCCGCCCCCCGGCACCTAA